The Apium graveolens cultivar Ventura chromosome 11, ASM990537v1, whole genome shotgun sequence genome has a window encoding:
- the LOC141697679 gene encoding phenylalanine--tRNA ligase alpha subunit, cytoplasmic-like isoform X1: MAEEAILGFLHENHEIADSGKFATQSGISHDDIVNVVKSLSAFHFVEAQDIKRDSLVLTEEGRAYAAAGSPEVQLVNAIPPEGITLKELENKVGSDIFSIGRSYAMKNKWVEMDKSKVVTRKFDTVDDKVKEMLVQIQEGKVTNTEDAAFINLKKRKLVASQIWKGYSVKKGPKYARERRKQATDLTRDNLQRDEWKNLEFKEYNFKAKGFPVEGGHLHPLLKVRKQMQMIFLQMGFEEMPTNNYVESSFWNFDALFQPQQHPARDSHDTFFLKEPSTTKILPEDYVSRVKQVHESGGHGSRGYGYDWKREEANKNLLRTHTTAVSSRMLYSLAQKPFAGQRYYSIDRVFRNEAVDRTHLAEFHQIEGLICDRGLTLGDLQGVLQDFFSRLGMSKLRFKPAYNPYTEPSMEIFGYHEGFKKWVEIGNSGMFRPEMLLPMGLPEDVRVIAWGLSLERPTMILYGIDNIRDLFGHKVDLGLIKSNPICRIGIK, from the exons ATGGCTGAAGAAGCTATATTAGGGTTTCTACATGAAAACCACGAAATTGCTGATTCCGGTAAATTCGCTACTCAATCAGGCATCTCTCACGATGACATCGTCAATGTCGTTAAGAGCCTCAGCGCTTTTCACTTTGTCGAAGCTCAG GACATTAAACGAGATAGTTTGGTACTCACTGAAGAGGGAAGGGCATATGCTGCCGCAGGGTCTCCAGAAGTCCAATTGGTCAATGCTATCCCGCCAGAGGGTATCACACTAAAGGAGTTGGAG AACAAGGTGGGCTCTGATATTTTCAGCATAGGGCGTTCATATGCCATGAAAAATAAATGGGTGGAGATGGATAAATCAAAAGTAGTGACTAGGAAG TTTGACACTGTTGATGACAAAGTTAAAGAAATGCTAGTGCAGATACAAGAGGGGAAG GTCACGAACACCGAGGATGCGGCCTTCATTAATCTCAAAAAAAGGAAACTGGTTGCTTCACA GATATGGAAAGGTTACTCAGTGAAGAAGGGTCCCAAATATGCTCGTGAAAGGAGAAAGCAAGCTACTGATTTAACTAGAGATAATCTGCAAAG GGATGAATGGAAGAATCTGGAGTTTAAAGAATATAATTTCAAAGCTAAGGGTTTCCCCGTTGAGGGTGGTCATCTTCATCCACTGTTGAAG GTACGAAAACAAATGCAGATGATTTTTCTCCAAATGGG GTTTGAAGAAATGCCAACAAACAATTATGTTGAAAGCAG CTTCTGGAATTTTGATGCCCTTTTTCAACCACAACAACATCCTGCTCGCGATTCACATGACACTTTCTTTTTGAAAG AACCTTCCACCACAAAGATACTCCCTGAGGATTACGTTTCACGTGTAAAGCAAGTTCATGAATCTGGCGGCCATGGTTCCAGAGG ATATGGATATGATTGGAAAAGAGAGGAGGCAAATAAGAACCTTTTGCGAACTCATACAACTGCTGTTTCCTCGAGGATGCTATACTCACTTGCACAG AAACCGTTTGCTGGCCAAAGATACTATTCAATCGATCGTGTTTTCCGAAATGAAGCTGTTGATCGTACACATCTTGCAGAGTTCCATCAGATAGAAG GCCTAATATGTGATCGGGGCCTTACCCTTGGGGACCTACAAGGTGTTCTGCAAGACTTCTTCTCACGTCTAG GAATGTCCAAGCTGCGCTTTAAGCCTGCTTACAATCCTTACACTGAACCAAGCATGGAAATTTTTGG TTACCACGAAGGATTTAAGAAATGGGTCGAAATCGGAAATTCGGGAATGTTCAGACCTGAAATGCTGCTTCCTATGGGACTCCCGGAAGATGTTCGTGTGATTGCCTGGGGCCTCTCCCTTGAAAG GCCAACTATGATACTCTATGGAATTGATAACATTAGGGATCTCTTTGGGCACAAG GTGGATCTTGGTCTTATCAAGAGTAACCCGATATGTCGTATAGGTATCAAGTAG
- the LOC141697679 gene encoding phenylalanine--tRNA ligase alpha subunit, cytoplasmic-like isoform X2, translating into MAEEAILGFLHENHEIADSGKFATQSGISHDDIVNVVKSLSAFHFVEAQDIKRDSLVLTEEGRAYAAAGSPEVQLVNAIPPEGITLKELENKVGSDIFSIGRSYAMKNKWVEMDKSKVVTRKVTNTEDAAFINLKKRKLVASQIWKGYSVKKGPKYARERRKQATDLTRDNLQRDEWKNLEFKEYNFKAKGFPVEGGHLHPLLKVRKQMQMIFLQMGFEEMPTNNYVESSFWNFDALFQPQQHPARDSHDTFFLKEPSTTKILPEDYVSRVKQVHESGGHGSRGYGYDWKREEANKNLLRTHTTAVSSRMLYSLAQKPFAGQRYYSIDRVFRNEAVDRTHLAEFHQIEGLICDRGLTLGDLQGVLQDFFSRLGMSKLRFKPAYNPYTEPSMEIFGYHEGFKKWVEIGNSGMFRPEMLLPMGLPEDVRVIAWGLSLERPTMILYGIDNIRDLFGHKVDLGLIKSNPICRIGIK; encoded by the exons ATGGCTGAAGAAGCTATATTAGGGTTTCTACATGAAAACCACGAAATTGCTGATTCCGGTAAATTCGCTACTCAATCAGGCATCTCTCACGATGACATCGTCAATGTCGTTAAGAGCCTCAGCGCTTTTCACTTTGTCGAAGCTCAG GACATTAAACGAGATAGTTTGGTACTCACTGAAGAGGGAAGGGCATATGCTGCCGCAGGGTCTCCAGAAGTCCAATTGGTCAATGCTATCCCGCCAGAGGGTATCACACTAAAGGAGTTGGAG AACAAGGTGGGCTCTGATATTTTCAGCATAGGGCGTTCATATGCCATGAAAAATAAATGGGTGGAGATGGATAAATCAAAAGTAGTGACTAGGAAG GTCACGAACACCGAGGATGCGGCCTTCATTAATCTCAAAAAAAGGAAACTGGTTGCTTCACA GATATGGAAAGGTTACTCAGTGAAGAAGGGTCCCAAATATGCTCGTGAAAGGAGAAAGCAAGCTACTGATTTAACTAGAGATAATCTGCAAAG GGATGAATGGAAGAATCTGGAGTTTAAAGAATATAATTTCAAAGCTAAGGGTTTCCCCGTTGAGGGTGGTCATCTTCATCCACTGTTGAAG GTACGAAAACAAATGCAGATGATTTTTCTCCAAATGGG GTTTGAAGAAATGCCAACAAACAATTATGTTGAAAGCAG CTTCTGGAATTTTGATGCCCTTTTTCAACCACAACAACATCCTGCTCGCGATTCACATGACACTTTCTTTTTGAAAG AACCTTCCACCACAAAGATACTCCCTGAGGATTACGTTTCACGTGTAAAGCAAGTTCATGAATCTGGCGGCCATGGTTCCAGAGG ATATGGATATGATTGGAAAAGAGAGGAGGCAAATAAGAACCTTTTGCGAACTCATACAACTGCTGTTTCCTCGAGGATGCTATACTCACTTGCACAG AAACCGTTTGCTGGCCAAAGATACTATTCAATCGATCGTGTTTTCCGAAATGAAGCTGTTGATCGTACACATCTTGCAGAGTTCCATCAGATAGAAG GCCTAATATGTGATCGGGGCCTTACCCTTGGGGACCTACAAGGTGTTCTGCAAGACTTCTTCTCACGTCTAG GAATGTCCAAGCTGCGCTTTAAGCCTGCTTACAATCCTTACACTGAACCAAGCATGGAAATTTTTGG TTACCACGAAGGATTTAAGAAATGGGTCGAAATCGGAAATTCGGGAATGTTCAGACCTGAAATGCTGCTTCCTATGGGACTCCCGGAAGATGTTCGTGTGATTGCCTGGGGCCTCTCCCTTGAAAG GCCAACTATGATACTCTATGGAATTGATAACATTAGGGATCTCTTTGGGCACAAG GTGGATCTTGGTCTTATCAAGAGTAACCCGATATGTCGTATAGGTATCAAGTAG
- the LOC141696152 gene encoding uncharacterized protein LOC141696152 — MSAAGERKMLQINELDEFRLQAYKNNKLYKEKVKRWHERRLAHKSFVSGQQVLLFNSRLRLFPGKLKSRWSGPFVVKIMFPHGAVEIFDKLLNQAFKVNGQRLKHYFGDTVNRDAVIAVLATT, encoded by the coding sequence ATGTCGGCTGCTGGAGAAAGGAAAATGCTCCAAATTAATGAGCTCGATGAGTTTCGTCTACAAGCTTACAAGAACAACAAGTTATACAAGGAGAAGGTTAAGAGATGGCATGAGAGGAGGTTGGCACACAAGTCCTTTGTGTCTGGTCAACAAGTCCTACTTTTCAATTCTCGACTCAGACTTTTTCCAGGAAAGCttaagtcaaggtggtcagggccattCGTAGTCAAAATTATGTTTCCGCATGGTGCAGTGGAAATTTTTGATAAGCTTCTGAACCAAGCATttaaggttaatggtcagaggttgaagcattactttGGTGATACGGTGAACCGTGATGCGGTGATCGCCGTTCTTGCTACGACTTAA